The Desulfovibrio sp. region TGATGAAGATGGCACCATTGACCCCTAGGGGCTATATTCTATGGTTCTAGTTTTAGTCAGGTAACTGCCAGCATAGACTGCGTTGTTCTTCTGCTGTTCAAGTCATCTGAGTTTCTGTCGATCATGATACCCTTTTGTCCGTTACTCTCTGAAAAATGAACAAGTCCATCATTGTCGGTGTCAATCTTGTTTTTTACTTGCTTGTTAAGGTCAGAGAAAATCAAATAACCACTCTGGATGGCATTGCCATTAGCTAGTGGCATGAGATGGTAATGAGATTTTGGCCTCTGGAGAGGCTCGCTCTGTTGTTACAATGGCTTCAAGGGGCACAAAAATTCCAAAATCAGCAACATCCGAGCCTGCTGTCAAATCCCGCTCGCACGACTACTGAGCCTGCCGCCTGTCAATCCGCACAGACTGCATGCGCTGAGCTCTGCAAAAAACCTTCAAGCATCAGCACATTCCAGATGGGATAGGCAAAATTTTCGCCTGCGAGGTGCCGCTGCCAAGAAGGCAGAATGGCTTCTGGCCGCAAAAGGCCCTGCCCTTTCATTGTGTGCGGGTCAAGCAGGCTTTGCGCCCAGTCTTTCAGCGGGCCGCGCAACCAATGGTCGATGGGCACCCCAAAGCCCATCTTGGGGCGCTCAAAGAGCTGGCGTGGCACGTATTGCGACAATACTTCACGCAGCACTATTTTGCCGAGTCCATTGCGAACCTTCATATCTGCGGGCAACCGCCACGCATGTTCAAACAGGCGGTGATCCAGTAATGGCACGCGCACTTCCAGGGAAACGGCCATGCTGGCTCTATCCACCTTGACGAGGATATCATCTGGCAAATAGCAAAGGGTATCTGCAGCCTGCATCTGGCTCACCTTACCGGCGAGCGCGTCGAGAAATCCTCTGTCGTCAAGCACGTCATGGGGTTCGCTTCCGCCAACCACAAGGTCTCCCGGCGCAGGCCAGTGCGTGAGGCACACCTGCCGATAACGCGACAAATAGTCAACGTAATGGCGCTCTACCATGCGTGTAAGCCTGCCGACAAAGTCTTGCTTATACCGGGCAGGAGCACACCTCGCAATGAGTTGCAGCAGGGATGCGGGCGTGCGCTGCAAAATGTCCGAAGCCAGCTTCCAAAACTTTTTTTCAATGGAGCTTGTATCCTCAAAGAGGAAATAGCGGGCATATCCAGCAAAAACCTCATCCCCTCCATCACCAGACAGGGCCACAGTCACATGCTTGCGCGTCATGGCTGAAAGCAGGTAGGTGGGCAACTGGGATGAGTCACCAAAAGGCTCGTCATACATGCTTGCCAGCTGTGGAATGACATCCCATGCATCCTTGGGTTCCATGTAAAGTTCGGTATGATCTGCGCCCAAATGCGTTGCAATGGCTTTAGCGTAGGGGGCTTCATCGTATTCCGACTCGGAAAAACCTATGGAAAAGGTACGCACGCGTTGTGATGTTTGCGCCTGCATGAGCGCAACCACGAGTGAGGAGTCAATGCCGCCGGAAAGAAAAGCCCCCAGCGATACATCCGCCACCATACGCCTTTTTACCGCATCTCTGAGCATCCGGTGTGTAGATTCCACCAGCTCGTTATGGCTAGCTCGATACAGAGTGCGCTGCCCTTCCCGCATCTTTTCACGCGCGTCCCAATAGACGTGCTCCTGAGTGGTTCCGCTGGCATCGATTTGCAGCAGGCTGCCCGGCAACAATTTGTATACCTGTGAAAAAATTGAAATAGGCCCATGAATGTAACCATAGCGCAAAAATTGTGTTACTGCCTGACGGTTGATATCCGCCTTCCAATGGGGGTGCTTGTAAAGTGCTTTCAGCTCCGAGGCAAAGCCCCACACACCTTGAAAACATGCATAGTAAAGAGGTTTTACTCCCAATCGGTCGCGCACAAGGCTTAGCTGCCGCTTTTCTGCATCCCAAAAGGCAAAAGCAAACATGCCGATCATGCGTGGAACAAAGGCCTCCACACCATGCAAGGCGCAGCCCTTAAGCACCACCTCGGTGTCGGAAGTTCCATCAAAAGAAACACCCTGCTGGTGTAATTCACTACGTAGTTCTTCTGCGTTGTAGATTTCGCCATTGTAGGCGATGACATGGCGGCCATGCCCAGTCTGCATGGGTTGCGCACCAGTGGGTGAAAGATCACGGATGGACAGGCGCTTGTGCCCAAGCCCTATACCGTGAACGGGATCGGCCCATAAGCCTTC contains the following coding sequences:
- the asnB gene encoding asparagine synthase (glutamine-hydrolyzing); amino-acid sequence: MCGIAGLFSPSANINAERLQVSLEGMTKTLAHRGPDAEGLWADPVHGIGLGHKRLSIRDLSPTGAQPMQTGHGRHVIAYNGEIYNAEELRSELHQQGVSFDGTSDTEVVLKGCALHGVEAFVPRMIGMFAFAFWDAEKRQLSLVRDRLGVKPLYYACFQGVWGFASELKALYKHPHWKADINRQAVTQFLRYGYIHGPISIFSQVYKLLPGSLLQIDASGTTQEHVYWDAREKMREGQRTLYRASHNELVESTHRMLRDAVKRRMVADVSLGAFLSGGIDSSLVVALMQAQTSQRVRTFSIGFSESEYDEAPYAKAIATHLGADHTELYMEPKDAWDVIPQLASMYDEPFGDSSQLPTYLLSAMTRKHVTVALSGDGGDEVFAGYARYFLFEDTSSIEKKFWKLASDILQRTPASLLQLIARCAPARYKQDFVGRLTRMVERHYVDYLSRYRQVCLTHWPAPGDLVVGGSEPHDVLDDRGFLDALAGKVSQMQAADTLCYLPDDILVKVDRASMAVSLEVRVPLLDHRLFEHAWRLPADMKVRNGLGKIVLREVLSQYVPRQLFERPKMGFGVPIDHWLRGPLKDWAQSLLDPHTMKGQGLLRPEAILPSWQRHLAGENFAYPIWNVLMLEGFLQSSAHAVCAD